The DNA segment ATGTGTTCATGCTGTACCTTCTCTAACTTCAGGATGCTGAGGGACTGGCTGGGAGTGGTGTGTCGTAGCAGTGCGTGGACACTGGGGGTCAGCGCTGAGTCACTGCAGGTAACACTGACATGGATCCCGCTGTTGTCTGGTCTGTCATGAGGGCAAACACACTCTCATTCACCAGGGCAAAGCAAAGGATCTTTGTGGgggttattttttttgtatgtctCAAACTAAAACATACTTTACTGCTGACCATGTTCCAATTAACATAAATGGTTAGCTTCTGTTGTCACCTTTCAGATTTGCTGACAACAGGTCATCAATCAGAGTACGTGGTTTTAGCCTTTTGTCATTGTCCTGCTACCAGCCTGTAGTAACGAAGGCGCTGGAAGCTTTGATATGAGGTGTGAAGGTCGACTTTTGAAATGCAAAGTGAGTTGAAAATCAAGCCCAGTAAAATAAACCCGATACAGGCTGTTGTGAATACAgcactttgtttctgtttcttcattaaaactgacaaatcttgcacaaacacagttttcacaACTCTGAGAATATTAGCACACTAAAAGATAAGTGTGTTGGATTGACAGGAAGTTTTCAGTGAAAGCTGATATCGTGTTGTATGGAATGGAAGGTAATTACAGTAAAGGGTGATCAATCAAAACTTGTctgcagtgatgtcatgtaTATTACATTTGTAGTTAAAGAGCCACCAAGATGATGCCCATGAAAACACACGTTTGTCTATATAAACATTAACTCGACCTGCTAACTGAAAGCTGTGGTGTGGTTCCACCATCATAAGCCTTCAGTTCCTCCATCACAGCGGTTAGTTCCTCTGCGCTCCTGACCGTGAATTCCAGTTTGTGACAGTGGGAGGCGCCACCGAGGGCCTGACTCAGCACAGACACCTGGCCGCTACCTGAGAatcagagacagacaacagagaTGGGGAAAATAGGTCAGAATAGGAGACCAGTGGGTCAGCGTCATGTGTCACAACATTTTAGCTTGAACCTTCATTAAATATGCAAGTACCATAAGTCCTGTATATATGACACAGTTTCCATTCAGAATGACCTCTTACCAAGTCCCCCGACCAGCCAGTCGTTTACCCCTCCTTTAACACTATCCCACGAAGTGTGAGGGGAGAATACCGCTATCCCGGCCTCCACAGCCCGGATGGCCAATCGCTGCTTCCAATCTTTCTGAACCAGGCGCTTGATTGGCCGAAACAACGGAGGGTGATACGAAATAATGAGGTCACAGCTCATGGTCTCTGCTTCCTGCATGACAGCATCTGTAAGGTCGTTCGTCAGCAGGATGCTTTTAACAGGCCGAGATTTGCTTGGCTCGACCAAGAGGCCAACGTTGTCCCATGACTCAGCAAGTGACAGGGGAGCGAGCTGCTCCAGCACCTGCAGAACCTCTTTTAGCTCCATCGGGCCCCAACACTGAGTAGAATGAGAGAAGGAGCGGGCGGAGGAGAAATGAACAGATAGGTGCAGGGGAACTGAGGTTTGTCGGCTTGTCAGGAAGCTGTGACTGTGAGTAggtgaagggagagagggagggatgggcGATACTGTTGAGGCGGGAGAGCAGAGTGCAGAGGGTGAGATCGAGCTCCCCCTGGTACAAACTCTTCTGCAGGTGAGCGATAAAATTGTCCAAGGGAGATTTCTACACGCAGTCAACATCAGTGGAGACCTGTGTGGATAAAATAATACACCATCAAAAGAACACCATTCTACAAAATCAACATTGTCAGATTTATCGTCCCACAGAAGTATGATTACTGAGCAGATACGTTAATAAATGAACTAGTGAGAAAATTTATCAGAAATCATAAAAGaaatcataaatcatttatcagtcaaaaatgcaaaacattcaaTGATTCCACTTGCTAAAATATGAAGACTTGCTGTAggactgcaactaacaattattatcattcattattgattaacctGTTGATTATGCTCTAAATTAAGTGATTATTCAACTGGCCTATAAAATGCAAGGTaataagtgtaaaatattaagTGTCTTCAGattgtttatttcatctgaCTAACGGTGTAAATTCCAAACATGTTCAGTTTTGCTCAATCTTCCACACTGGACACCCCGATCATTCCTGTCCAGTAAAACCTCCAAGAGTTCATCCAGACAGAATCTCCAGTCTGagcaacacatgcacactgcaTGAACTTTGACTCAACAATGAACTTTTCTAATGTGTCTTATCTAATGAGATAGACAGGGAAGATGTCTGAGCCTGAAGTCTAATGTTCAGTACACTTTTGTATTGAATTAATAAAGTGCCGTACTGTTAATTGAAACCCTCTCACAAGAGCTACAACTACAACTGGGTGTTGCAGAGCATGTGGCTAACAGCACAGCTAGCCAGTTAGCCAATATTAGCTAACGCCACAACCTGAATCGACTCCGCTGTAATTAAAAGCAAGGCATCAACACATATAAGTGTGCGTGAGTGAGCTTATCGTACTCTCGCTGTGCACGTCAGAGACAAACGCGCTGCTAAACACATTTCTCCCGGAGTAACAGAGAAGGTGCAATGGTGCACTTACTGAGTAGCAATCTCCCCTTCCGGGTTCCGTTCTTAATGCAGTGTTTTGATTGGACAGTTGAAATGTCAGCGAGGACTATGATAAAAACTTTTTCAGTATAATGTGGTATAGTATGTAGTTTAATTGAATGACCACTGGCGGAGAAACTATGAAACACCTCAGATATCAGCGGTATTTCACCTTATAGTGGATGAATTATGTCAAAATAattatgaattttaaaaagaaattcgCATAATCtggctatataaataaaataacacaacacaaacacaggcacaagcacacacatttattaaacacatttataaataaacatttatttatttatatttccaaCTATCCAAATAGCTTCCATATAATTTGTTTACATATTCAGGAGAAAAGTCACAAATATTCAGAGtggttttttaaaatcttgGCAGGTTTGAAAACTCCTTTAAACAGCACTGAGTGTCtaaactgaaatattacatGCTAGTGAAAATATTCACTACGGACAGATCTTTAAGACAGATTGATCATCTCACCTACTCAGTGGTAGAAGACCTTCTGAGATGCAATACTTCTTCTCTATAGTTATGTACAAAACCATTACTGCTCTCACAAATGACTAAACGTGAGGGAGGATGACCGTAGCTTTGCTGTAGCTGAGATCAGGGTAGAACATATTACTGAAGCAACATAGATGTTAGATGTAACCCTTGACCCCTGACCCTTTTTTGCGATCTGTTATGATATTGAATTCAAATTCTCTTCAGTAGGCTACAACTGCAATAAGTGCAGTGATTAAGTaagtaaagttttatttatatagcacttttcaaaacaaaagtatCAAAGTGATTCACATTGAAAGCATAAATAAAGCATGTCAGAGTGTACAAAAAGTGAGGGAGTATAAGGGAGTTTTGAGaaggttttaaaaagtttcaGTCATACCTACTGGCACTTTGATCATGTTTTGCAAgaacatattcatattttaattctCAATATAGTTAAGTTCAGACTGCATAAAGCTGTAACAATGAATAGATTCAAAATGATTGGAACAAAACAGCATGACTGTTCATTACTACAACTTGTTGTAAGCACTGAAATTTTGAAAATAGAACTTGAGTGGGAGAATTAAATCAGATGACACTGAAGCGATTTACTGAGCTTTTTATTGTCATCAGGTTGtcagcaacacacaaacacacaaactatcCTGATCCCCACAACAGATGTGTCCTCACAGTCAGTTCTCTCTTTGACACTTCTAATAAGATAGTACTGATACACATCCTGATAATAGTATTGTAATTGAGCACAGAGCCAGTTAGAAATCTCATTACACTAGTTATGTAAATTTGTATTCGGCTAAATTcgttaaaaaaatctgttgaaCCAGAAGCAAACACC comes from the Seriola aureovittata isolate HTS-2021-v1 ecotype China chromosome 21, ASM2101889v1, whole genome shotgun sequence genome and includes:
- the nif3l1 gene encoding NIF3-like protein 1; the encoded protein is MLTACRNLPWTILSLTCRRVCTRGSSISPSALCSPASTVSPIPPSLPSPTHSHSFLTSRQTSVPLHLSVHFSSARSFSHSTQCWGPMELKEVLQVLEQLAPLSLAESWDNVGLLVEPSKSRPVKSILLTNDLTDAVMQEAETMSCDLIISYHPPLFRPIKRLVQKDWKQRLAIRAVEAGIAVFSPHTSWDSVKGGVNDWLVGGLGSGQVSVLSQALGGASHCHKLEFTVRSAEELTAVMEELKAYDGGTTPQLSVSRPDNSGIHVSVTCSDSALTPSVHALLRHTTPSQSLSILKLEKPPLPGHGQGRLSVLDQPVTVATAIQKMKSHLGLSHLRLALGWGQTLESSVRTAAVCAGSGASVLTGVKADLYITGEMSHHEVLDAVAKGTSVLLSDHSNSERGFLAVFRERLAVRVPDSVTVVVSKADRDPLEVV